A genome region from Dendrosporobacter quercicolus includes the following:
- a CDS encoding DUF116 domain-containing protein produces the protein MIDVVPRPKKRLFLALIMISLLVTCVSVYGIWMVSFDGLANISGHLPVIFGCLLLLTGIAIASGIAGIVLAILGLPTLGVFQGLAWSAINLLFPLAIRIGKLLDLDKERIERSFIEVSNHLIWRKRIKVRPEKLLVLTPHCIQQESCPHKITRTADNCRQCGGCQVGDLLALSRRLGFHFAVVTGGTLARRVVKTIRPQAVLAIACERDLTSGIQDIYPLPVIGVLNERPFGPCCSTRVDMSKVETAIKQFLDEENVGE, from the coding sequence ATGATCGATGTGGTGCCTCGCCCCAAAAAACGCTTGTTTTTGGCGCTGATTATGATCAGCCTGCTGGTAACCTGTGTGTCAGTCTATGGCATCTGGATGGTGAGTTTTGACGGACTAGCCAATATCAGCGGGCATTTGCCTGTTATCTTCGGCTGCCTGCTGCTACTAACCGGCATTGCTATCGCCAGTGGTATTGCCGGGATTGTTCTCGCTATTCTGGGCTTGCCGACACTTGGTGTTTTTCAAGGACTGGCCTGGTCGGCGATTAATCTGTTGTTTCCACTGGCGATCAGAATCGGCAAATTGCTGGATTTGGATAAAGAGCGTATTGAACGTTCCTTTATTGAAGTGAGCAATCATCTTATCTGGCGCAAGCGGATTAAAGTCCGGCCGGAAAAACTTCTGGTGCTGACACCGCATTGTATCCAACAAGAAAGCTGCCCCCATAAAATTACCCGCACTGCCGACAATTGCCGGCAGTGCGGCGGTTGTCAGGTTGGCGACCTGCTGGCGCTGTCGCGCCGGCTTGGCTTCCATTTTGCCGTGGTGACCGGGGGAACGCTGGCGCGCCGGGTGGTCAAAACAATCCGGCCTCAGGCCGTCCTGGCCATTGCCTGTGAACGTGACCTGACCAGTGGAATCCAGGATATCTATCCGCTGCCGGTCATTGGCGTATTAAATGAGCGGCCATTTGGACCCTGCTGCAGTACCAGGGTCGATATGAGCAAGGTTGAAACAGCAATTAAACAGTTTTTAGACGAGGAAAATGTAGGTGAGTAA
- the rsmB gene encoding 16S rRNA (cytosine(967)-C(5))-methyltransferase RsmB, whose translation MDARQIALTIINDVNANGAYANIALAREINRHRLSDQDRRFITELVYGTVKAGATLDWIISHYSTRPLDKMAPIIRDILRLGIYQLFFLTKVPASAACNQAVELTKKYGHAGTVKFVNAVLRNAARSPEKAVYPDRRQDPVSYLALTYFHPRWLIARWAGRLGLEAAEALCAVNNTTPLLSIRTNTIKNSRTELAATLTKEGVVFECSAIAPEGILCSEYPALGSLQSLQTGLFQVQDESSMLVAHVLAPQPGEFVIDACGAPGGKATHIAALMENQGQVLVIDIHEHKLAITRENAARLGLDIVKTQAMDAVQLSDLYPLQADRVLVDAPCSGLGVLRRKPDSRWRKSELNLQQLPALQRAILGSAADCVKPGGVLVYSTCTTEPEENQEIITAFLAQRPEFKLQTTGAYLPVQQQQELVQLWPHIDGTDGFFIARLKRSESVQA comes from the coding sequence ATGGATGCCAGGCAAATTGCCTTAACGATAATTAACGATGTAAATGCCAATGGGGCTTACGCTAATATTGCGCTGGCCCGTGAAATTAACCGGCACAGATTGTCCGATCAGGACCGCCGGTTTATTACTGAGCTGGTATATGGAACGGTTAAAGCCGGAGCTACTTTAGACTGGATCATCAGCCACTACAGCACCAGGCCGCTGGACAAAATGGCGCCGATTATCCGGGATATTCTGCGGCTGGGTATCTATCAGCTGTTCTTCTTAACAAAAGTGCCTGCTTCGGCGGCCTGTAATCAAGCGGTGGAACTGACCAAAAAATATGGACATGCCGGAACGGTTAAATTTGTTAATGCCGTACTGCGCAATGCGGCCCGGTCGCCGGAAAAAGCCGTCTATCCCGATCGGCGGCAAGACCCGGTTTCGTACTTGGCCTTAACCTATTTCCATCCCCGCTGGCTGATCGCCAGGTGGGCCGGACGCCTAGGGCTTGAGGCCGCTGAAGCCTTATGCGCAGTCAATAATACAACACCATTGTTATCCATAAGAACCAATACCATAAAAAACAGCCGTACCGAGCTTGCCGCCACTCTGACCAAAGAAGGCGTTGTTTTTGAATGTTCGGCAATCGCACCGGAAGGAATTCTTTGCAGTGAGTATCCGGCCCTGGGCAGTCTGCAGTCACTGCAAACCGGTTTGTTCCAGGTACAGGACGAAAGTTCAATGCTGGTGGCGCATGTGCTTGCGCCGCAGCCAGGCGAGTTTGTCATTGACGCTTGCGGCGCTCCCGGCGGCAAAGCCACACATATTGCTGCTCTAATGGAAAATCAGGGACAGGTGCTGGTCATTGATATTCATGAACATAAACTGGCGATTACCCGTGAGAACGCAGCGCGTTTAGGGCTTGATATTGTCAAAACCCAGGCTATGGATGCCGTACAGCTTAGCGATTTATATCCGTTGCAGGCCGACAGGGTGCTTGTTGACGCCCCCTGTTCAGGTTTGGGCGTATTACGGCGCAAGCCGGACTCGCGCTGGCGCAAAAGCGAGCTTAATCTACAGCAATTGCCGGCGCTGCAGCGGGCAATTCTGGGCAGCGCGGCCGATTGCGTGAAGCCCGGCGGAGTTTTGGTCTATAGCACCTGTACTACCGAGCCGGAGGAAAACCAGGAAATTATTACGGCCTTTTTAGCGCAAAGACCGGAATTTAAGCTGCAAACCACCGGGGCGTACCTGCCGGTTCAGCAACAGCAGGAACTGGTTCAGTTATGGCCGCACATTGACGGCACTGACGGTTTTTTTATTGCCCGGCTTAAACGCAGTGAGTCGGTGCAAGCATGA
- a CDS encoding FhaA domain-containing protein, whose translation MTFVRNLENIFEKYIEGFFNKKFSSGLQPVEIAKQIVKEMSNQRSVGVSQVYVPNAYSVFLKKEDFERIAPYGSAIREELSQHIREEAKRMNYTIIGQPVVDLFLDETTTGGLLRIASQFTEPLPAEIEDTSAEASLGDTRVFDKLTVDPVACPVQKILAQAVIIAGFDQGLKTTVGARRINIGRRESNELPLTDMNTSRLHAYITLEDGRHVLHDARSLNGTYVNGQRITRRQLCAGDKIKIGNTIILYNQEG comes from the coding sequence ATGACATTTGTCCGTAATTTGGAAAATATATTTGAAAAGTACATTGAGGGATTTTTTAATAAAAAATTCTCCAGCGGTTTACAACCTGTTGAAATTGCCAAACAAATCGTCAAAGAAATGAGCAACCAGCGGTCGGTTGGCGTTTCTCAGGTTTATGTTCCCAATGCTTATTCAGTTTTTCTTAAAAAAGAAGATTTTGAGAGAATTGCGCCTTATGGCAGTGCAATTCGCGAAGAACTGTCCCAACATATAAGGGAAGAGGCCAAACGTATGAATTATACCATCATCGGGCAGCCGGTTGTTGATCTTTTTCTGGATGAAACCACAACCGGCGGTTTGCTGCGAATTGCAAGCCAGTTTACAGAACCGCTGCCGGCGGAAATAGAAGATACTTCCGCTGAAGCTTCTCTGGGGGATACCAGAGTTTTTGATAAGCTGACGGTTGATCCCGTCGCTTGTCCCGTGCAGAAAATTTTGGCCCAAGCCGTTATTATCGCCGGCTTTGATCAAGGACTTAAAACAACCGTTGGCGCCAGACGGATCAATATTGGCCGGCGGGAAAGCAATGAACTGCCGCTTACCGATATGAATACCTCACGGCTGCATGCTTATATCACCCTTGAGGATGGCCGGCATGTCCTGCATGATGCCAGGAGCCTCAACGGCACTTATGTGAACGGGCAGCGCATTACCCGCCGGCAGCTCTGCGCCGGCGATAAAATAAAGATAGGCAACACTATCATTTTGTACAATCAGGAAGGCTGA
- the rsgA gene encoding ribosome small subunit-dependent GTPase A, with protein MLRGVIVRAFNSYYFVQTANKVAMCTLRGRFKKERFSLLVGDEVEYTATGEEKGVIEQILPRRSMLRRPMVANVDQVILTFAAVNPDINTALVDRFLILAELSGLEIVICINKVDLADTNQLQALAGLYQRIGYPVLLLSAKQNTGLEPLKQRLFGRISVFAGPSGAGKSTILNALEPGLALTTGEVSAKIGRGKHTTRFAELLPLSGGGFVVDTPGFSFTEFTDVAAPELMHCFPEFAKFAGNCKFTTCLHHKEPQCAVKQAVQEGQIAPKRYDSYLEVLTEIREARKGF; from the coding sequence ATGCTGCGGGGCGTTATTGTCAGGGCATTCAATAGTTACTATTTTGTTCAGACAGCCAATAAAGTCGCGATGTGTACTTTACGGGGACGGTTCAAAAAGGAACGCTTCTCCCTGCTGGTCGGCGATGAGGTGGAATATACCGCCACCGGGGAGGAAAAAGGCGTGATTGAGCAGATACTGCCTCGCCGGAGTATGCTGAGGCGTCCAATGGTTGCCAATGTGGATCAGGTCATTCTTACCTTTGCGGCGGTTAATCCGGATATTAACACTGCTTTGGTCGACCGGTTTCTCATTTTGGCTGAACTTTCCGGATTAGAGATCGTCATTTGCATTAACAAGGTGGATTTGGCGGATACCAATCAATTACAGGCTTTGGCCGGATTATACCAGCGTATCGGCTATCCGGTTCTGCTGCTGTCAGCCAAACAAAATACGGGCCTTGAACCCCTCAAGCAACGCTTGTTTGGCCGGATATCGGTGTTTGCCGGTCCGTCGGGCGCGGGTAAATCTACTATTTTAAACGCGCTTGAGCCAGGCCTGGCGCTCACCACCGGCGAGGTCAGCGCCAAGATTGGCCGGGGCAAGCATACAACGCGCTTTGCCGAGCTGCTGCCATTATCCGGCGGTGGTTTTGTCGTGGATACCCCGGGCTTTAGCTTCACCGAATTTACGGATGTTGCAGCCCCGGAATTGATGCACTGTTTTCCGGAGTTTGCGAAATTTGCCGGTAATTGTAAGTTTACGACCTGTCTGCATCACAAAGAACCGCAGTGCGCCGTTAAACAGGCGGTGCAGGAAGGACAAATAGCGCCTAAGCGTTATGATTCGTATCTCGAAGTATTAACAGAAATCAGGGAAGCCAGGAAAGGGTTTTGA
- a CDS encoding FHA domain-containing protein: MPIKVLIPALLSIILQYCLVVLIYYFLFRIIKMLYLELKADPSPALSFQPAGLPPQRASLLVLDSGSSNLQAFRYYIGETMTVGRNSSNDLIIDDGFVSYDHACISQYKAGYWLTDLNSTNRTYLNGQLVADEVALHHGDIIKIGTVTFKFER; the protein is encoded by the coding sequence TTGCCGATAAAAGTGCTGATTCCTGCGCTGCTGAGCATTATCCTGCAATATTGTTTAGTTGTACTTATTTATTACTTTTTATTCCGCATCATAAAAATGCTGTATTTAGAGTTAAAGGCTGATCCAAGTCCGGCGCTGTCTTTCCAGCCGGCCGGTTTACCGCCGCAGCGCGCCAGCTTACTGGTACTGGACAGCGGGAGCAGCAATCTGCAAGCTTTCCGGTACTATATCGGCGAAACAATGACCGTTGGCCGGAACAGCTCCAATGACCTGATTATTGATGATGGTTTTGTATCCTATGATCATGCCTGCATCTCACAGTACAAGGCTGGTTACTGGCTGACCGATTTAAACAGCACCAACCGGACTTATCTCAATGGACAGCTGGTTGCCGATGAAGTTGCCTTACATCATGGAGATATTATAAAAATTGGTACGGTTACTTTTAAATTTGAGAGGTGA
- the pknB gene encoding Stk1 family PASTA domain-containing Ser/Thr kinase encodes MLNRTLANRYTILEHIGGGGMADVYRAHDKLLDRSVAVKVLRPQFTNDDEFVTRFRREAQAAARLSHPNIVNMYDVGRDEDTDYIVMEYISGETLKEKIQREGPLPVEQAIRIAIEIAEALEHAHQNNLIHCDIKPHNILVTRSGRIKVTDFGIARAVTSATMTHTGTIIGSVHYFSPEQAKGSAIGAKSDIYSLGVVLYEMLTGEVPFSGETSVGIALKHLQEDPKPLQEINAAIPPLAEAVVLKAMAKEPEARFESSTEMIADLKMARNYLRDDQTRRLAREDFPTQVLPRITADGDDGSVSASNGKQKGNRKKLIGGLLALLLLGFAIGAFLAYGKFWSTSEVNVPNVVGKQVEVAKTMITGQNLRVSVTETYNETVPAGQVASQYPEAGATVKEQRTITLFVSKGAEITVVPDVRGLNRRDAELQIKNAGLRLGLVDEQYNDLPADTVVSQNPRPPAQVNKNTVIDLVISKGSGPRKLVMPDFRGSPVNTVDTQLDSLKLKLGTITEVADDKYPAGTITGQTPPPEAEVTEGSTVDFTVAKSTAGSAKRAIVQIAVPDGAAKQAVQIVVTDSNGRRVVYENVHKPGDKIEKTIEGAGQVRVQVYINGMLLQEQTI; translated from the coding sequence ATGTTAAATCGTACATTAGCAAATCGCTATACCATCTTAGAACATATCGGCGGCGGCGGCATGGCGGATGTTTACCGCGCCCATGATAAATTACTGGACCGCTCGGTGGCGGTAAAGGTTCTGCGTCCCCAATTCACCAATGACGATGAATTTGTAACCAGATTCCGCCGTGAAGCTCAGGCTGCGGCAAGGCTTTCTCATCCCAACATTGTCAATATGTATGATGTTGGCCGCGATGAAGATACGGATTATATTGTAATGGAATACATTTCAGGCGAAACCCTCAAGGAAAAAATTCAGCGCGAGGGTCCTCTGCCTGTTGAACAGGCAATTCGAATTGCAATAGAGATAGCGGAAGCCCTGGAGCATGCGCATCAGAATAATTTAATTCACTGTGATATAAAACCGCACAATATCCTGGTAACGCGTTCAGGCCGGATAAAAGTGACTGATTTTGGCATTGCCAGAGCGGTTACTTCGGCAACCATGACCCATACAGGCACAATTATCGGGTCAGTGCACTATTTTTCGCCTGAACAGGCCAAAGGCAGCGCGATTGGCGCAAAGTCGGATATTTATTCACTGGGTGTCGTGCTGTATGAAATGCTGACCGGCGAGGTCCCGTTTTCCGGTGAAACCTCGGTCGGCATAGCGCTGAAACATTTACAGGAAGACCCGAAGCCTTTGCAGGAAATTAACGCTGCTATTCCGCCGCTGGCCGAAGCTGTTGTGCTTAAGGCCATGGCCAAAGAGCCGGAGGCCCGGTTTGAAAGCAGTACGGAAATGATTGCAGATTTAAAAATGGCCCGGAATTATTTGCGGGATGATCAGACCAGGCGTCTGGCGCGGGAGGATTTCCCCACCCAGGTATTGCCGAGGATTACCGCAGATGGCGATGACGGTTCTGTGTCCGCAAGCAACGGCAAGCAAAAGGGCAACCGGAAGAAATTGATCGGCGGCCTGCTGGCTTTGCTCCTGCTGGGTTTTGCGATCGGAGCTTTTTTGGCTTATGGTAAATTCTGGAGTACAAGTGAAGTGAATGTTCCCAATGTCGTCGGCAAGCAGGTGGAAGTTGCCAAAACCATGATCACCGGACAAAATTTAAGGGTCAGCGTTACCGAAACCTATAATGAAACTGTACCGGCCGGCCAGGTTGCATCACAGTACCCGGAAGCCGGCGCTACGGTTAAAGAGCAGCGCACCATTACGCTGTTTGTCAGCAAGGGCGCTGAAATTACCGTTGTTCCTGATGTCAGAGGCCTTAACCGGCGGGATGCCGAATTGCAAATTAAAAATGCCGGCCTGAGGCTGGGGCTGGTCGATGAACAATATAATGACCTGCCGGCCGATACTGTGGTTAGTCAAAATCCCCGCCCGCCGGCCCAGGTAAATAAAAATACCGTGATCGATCTGGTCATCAGCAAAGGCAGCGGCCCGCGCAAGCTGGTCATGCCTGATTTCAGGGGCAGTCCGGTCAATACAGTCGATACCCAGCTAGACAGCTTAAAGCTTAAACTGGGTACAATTACCGAAGTTGCTGATGACAAGTATCCGGCCGGGACCATTACCGGGCAAACGCCGCCTCCCGAAGCTGAAGTAACTGAAGGGTCAACCGTAGACTTTACGGTTGCCAAAAGTACGGCCGGATCGGCCAAGCGGGCAATCGTTCAGATTGCGGTTCCTGACGGGGCCGCCAAGCAGGCGGTTCAGATTGTTGTCACAGATTCCAATGGACGGCGGGTGGTTTATGAAAACGTTCATAAGCCGGGCGACAAGATAGAGAAAACAATTGAAGGCGCCGGTCAGGTTCGAGTACAGGTGTATATTAACGGCATGCTGTTACAGGAACAAACCATTTAG
- a CDS encoding Stp1/IreP family PP2C-type Ser/Thr phosphatase produces the protein MLVFAKSDIGLIRQTNEDSYACIHPVLFLVADGMGGHVAGEVASKLAAQAVSDYWQQNSPVRSAPELLLEQAITKANELIFQLSKSRDDYAGMGTTVSVVYLEDTNVFWGHVGDSRIYLLRDHQLCQLTNDHSLVWELVQSGNITKAQAHTHPQRNMLTRAVGASKTIQVDIGTTIWRKGDCLLLCTDGLTNMLDEQEICRIITAEYQDGQKAVNALITAANQAGGLDNVTAILLKNEEV, from the coding sequence TTGCTGGTATTCGCTAAATCTGACATTGGTCTAATCCGGCAAACCAACGAGGATAGTTATGCTTGTATTCATCCAGTTTTGTTTTTAGTCGCTGACGGCATGGGCGGGCATGTGGCCGGGGAAGTCGCCAGTAAACTGGCAGCCCAGGCTGTCAGTGATTACTGGCAGCAAAATTCACCAGTTCGTTCAGCGCCGGAGCTCTTGCTGGAGCAAGCGATCACAAAAGCAAATGAATTGATTTTTCAACTGTCTAAATCAAGAGACGACTATGCCGGAATGGGTACTACAGTCAGCGTCGTTTATCTTGAAGATACAAACGTATTTTGGGGTCATGTTGGCGACAGCAGAATATATTTATTGAGAGATCATCAATTATGCCAGCTTACGAATGATCATTCTCTGGTTTGGGAACTGGTTCAGAGCGGCAATATCACCAAAGCACAAGCCCATACGCATCCCCAGCGCAATATGCTGACGCGCGCTGTCGGCGCCAGTAAAACCATCCAGGTGGATATTGGAACAACCATCTGGCGAAAGGGCGATTGCCTGTTGCTATGCACCGACGGCTTAACCAATATGCTTGATGAGCAGGAAATATGCCGGATCATTACAGCAGAATACCAGGATGGACAAAAAGCGGTCAATGCCTTAATCACTGCAGCCAATCAAGCAGGCGGCCTGGATAATGTGACCGCTATCCTGCTGAAAAATGAGGAAGTGTGA
- a CDS encoding FtsW/RodA/SpoVE family cell cycle protein, giving the protein MMAADYHEERFLIGIASLVAVGGLLTVELASGFIDYLALAVILGLILVWFAVPWLIRANGHQGDPLFLPLAVLLVSIGLTLIFRLKPRLFIYQAVWVAVGLGAFFFSAFFFRQLEKLADYKYICGLFGVLLLLTAILFGADIGGNKNWVILGPVSFQPSEFAKLFIVVFLAAYLNDRREILALVNQKYGPLTLPPLRFIAPLLAVWGLTMLIFVLQRDLGSALLFFGIALIMTYMASGQLNYLLFGGCLFLAGALVCYSLYSHVQVRVDIWLNPWADPSGKAFQIVQSLFALGSGGILGSGLMAGFPDLIPEVHTDFIFAAVGEELGLTGTAAIMLIYMIVVGRAFQAAITAEKTFASLVAAGLAAATALQVFIIVGGVTKFLPLTGITLPFISYGGSSMVANFIVLGVLFAISEKRPQHAKR; this is encoded by the coding sequence ATGATGGCTGCTGACTACCATGAGGAACGGTTCCTGATCGGCATTGCCAGCCTGGTTGCTGTTGGCGGTCTGCTGACCGTAGAGCTGGCCAGCGGGTTTATTGATTATTTGGCGCTGGCTGTAATTTTAGGGTTAATTTTAGTGTGGTTTGCCGTTCCTTGGCTGATCAGAGCCAACGGACATCAGGGAGATCCGCTGTTCTTACCGCTGGCCGTTTTACTGGTCAGCATTGGCCTGACGCTGATTTTCCGGCTCAAACCGCGCCTCTTTATCTATCAGGCGGTATGGGTTGCAGTCGGGCTGGGTGCATTCTTTTTTTCCGCCTTTTTTTTTCGGCAATTGGAAAAGCTGGCTGATTATAAATATATCTGCGGGCTGTTTGGCGTGCTGCTTTTATTGACGGCAATACTTTTCGGAGCAGATATTGGCGGGAATAAGAACTGGGTAATTCTTGGCCCGGTCAGCTTTCAGCCTTCAGAATTCGCCAAATTATTTATTGTAGTTTTTTTGGCGGCTTACTTAAATGACCGCCGGGAAATTCTGGCCCTGGTCAATCAGAAATACGGGCCGTTAACCTTGCCGCCGCTGCGGTTTATCGCCCCGCTCCTGGCGGTATGGGGCCTGACCATGCTGATATTTGTCCTGCAGCGCGATTTAGGCTCGGCCCTGCTGTTTTTCGGCATCGCCCTGATCATGACTTATATGGCCAGCGGCCAGCTAAACTATCTTTTGTTTGGCGGCTGCCTGTTTCTGGCAGGTGCTCTGGTCTGTTACAGTTTATATTCCCATGTCCAGGTCAGAGTGGATATCTGGCTGAACCCCTGGGCTGATCCCAGCGGCAAAGCCTTTCAAATTGTTCAATCCCTGTTTGCACTGGGATCAGGCGGTATTTTAGGCAGCGGCCTGATGGCGGGATTTCCTGACCTGATTCCTGAAGTCCATACCGATTTTATCTTTGCGGCAGTTGGCGAGGAATTAGGTCTGACCGGCACAGCCGCAATTATGCTGATTTATATGATTGTCGTTGGCCGCGCTTTTCAAGCGGCAATCACGGCCGAAAAAACCTTTGCCTCACTGGTCGCCGCCGGCCTGGCGGCGGCGACGGCGCTGCAGGTTTTTATCATTGTCGGCGGAGTAACCAAATTTTTGCCGCTAACCGGCATTACACTGCCTTTTATCAGCTATGGCGGAAGCTCAATGGTAGCCAACTTTATTGTTTTAGGTGTATTATTTGCGATATCAGAAAAGAGGCCGCAGCATGCAAAACGGTGA
- the rlmN gene encoding 23S rRNA (adenine(2503)-C(2))-methyltransferase RlmN codes for MKKINLFGLFAEDIAELLAPLELPKYRSKQVVEWLYQRDAASFAEMTNLPVTVRALLEQTFSIHQPVLKAQQNSQDGKTSKYLLEFADGEAVETVLMRQPYGNSVCVSSQVGCGMGCVFCASTLQGVIRNLNAGEMLAQVLYIRKILGFSHQTVNNIVIMGSGEPLANYDQVLQFIRLCHQEYCLHLSYRSITLSTSGIVPAMDRLGAEGLPLTLAISLHAPEDTLRSKLMPVNQRYSVREVVAAGDRYAQNTGRRVTYEYALIDGWNDQPVQARQLASLLSGRLCNVNLIPVNAVPERGLARPAPARIESFARILTDRHIAVTVRREMGADIQAACGQLRNKAGKTIH; via the coding sequence ATGAAAAAAATAAACTTATTCGGACTGTTTGCTGAAGATATTGCTGAATTGCTAGCGCCGCTGGAGCTGCCTAAGTATCGTTCAAAGCAGGTTGTCGAATGGCTTTATCAGCGGGACGCCGCCTCTTTTGCGGAAATGACCAACCTGCCGGTTACCGTACGGGCCTTGCTTGAACAAACCTTTAGCATCCATCAGCCGGTCTTGAAAGCACAGCAAAATTCTCAGGATGGCAAAACCAGCAAATATTTGCTGGAATTTGCTGACGGGGAAGCAGTGGAAACCGTGTTGATGCGGCAGCCGTACGGCAACAGTGTATGCGTATCCAGTCAGGTGGGCTGTGGTATGGGCTGTGTTTTTTGCGCCTCAACCCTGCAGGGGGTTATTCGCAATTTAAACGCCGGCGAAATGCTGGCGCAGGTACTCTATATTCGGAAAATTCTTGGTTTCAGTCACCAGACGGTGAACAATATTGTCATCATGGGATCAGGAGAACCCTTGGCCAATTATGACCAGGTATTGCAATTCATCCGGTTATGTCACCAAGAATACTGTTTGCATCTCAGCTATCGCAGTATAACCCTGTCAACTTCCGGCATTGTTCCGGCAATGGACCGGCTGGGTGCCGAAGGGCTGCCGCTGACGTTAGCCATTTCGCTTCATGCGCCGGAGGATACGCTGAGATCAAAGCTTATGCCGGTCAATCAGCGTTATTCCGTCCGGGAGGTTGTGGCCGCCGGAGACCGGTATGCGCAAAATACCGGTAGGCGGGTTACTTATGAATACGCGCTCATTGACGGCTGGAATGATCAGCCGGTGCAGGCCCGGCAATTGGCTTCATTGCTCAGCGGCCGGTTGTGCAATGTTAATTTAATCCCGGTGAATGCCGTGCCCGAGCGTGGTCTCGCTCGTCCGGCCCCGGCTAGAATAGAGAGTTTTGCCCGGATTTTGACAGACCGGCATATTGCCGTTACCGTCAGGCGGGAAATGGGGGCGGACATTCAGGCGGCTTGCGGCCAGTTAAGAAATAAAGCAGGAAAAACCATACACTAA
- a CDS encoding peptidoglycan D,D-transpeptidase FtsI family protein, with the protein MQNGDLAKNIRRVAYGLIFLLVLLFVHISYLQIIQGSFYASHPLNRRSIEYSKTVARGTVFDRNGQKLAVSEKTDHNGFKRFYPYGALTAHLVGYDSARLGKAGLESSHNGYLSGIDSPLRGLGPVSRLFTRSQVHHIALTIDIDLQKAADQALGDKRGAIVVLEPHTGAILAMVSKPGFDPNDIDSRWDQLSGSAASPLLNRATGGLYPPGSIIKPLIAEAGLTEHIVDLQQKFNCTGALVSGPDYRLPETNAKAHGEINLAQALAVSCNVTFGKIAIDLGNTKIANAFARFGFNQSTGPDLQETASRLPEFGRLADGDLAQTGIGQGSLLVTPLRMALLAATFANHGLTMRPYLIDKIMTSDGTVIKHYPPEEWLRPTNAQIAQSVTAMMVGVVENGTGAAARIAGTAVAGKTGTAENPHGRDHAWFIGFAPADNPRAAIAVIVENGGAGGAVAAPIARKVLIQALR; encoded by the coding sequence ATGCAAAACGGTGATTTGGCAAAAAATATCCGCCGGGTTGCCTATGGTTTGATTTTTTTGCTTGTCCTATTGTTTGTTCATATCTCTTATCTTCAGATCATTCAAGGCAGCTTTTATGCCTCGCATCCGCTTAATCGCCGCAGCATCGAATACAGCAAAACAGTGGCGCGGGGAACTGTGTTTGACCGTAATGGCCAAAAGCTGGCGGTCAGTGAAAAAACTGACCACAATGGTTTTAAAAGATTCTATCCTTATGGGGCATTAACGGCGCATTTGGTTGGCTATGACAGCGCCAGGCTGGGCAAAGCCGGACTGGAAAGCTCCCATAACGGTTATTTGTCCGGCATTGACAGCCCGCTCCGGGGCTTAGGGCCGGTAAGCAGGCTCTTTACCCGCAGCCAGGTGCATCATATCGCGCTGACCATTGATATTGATTTGCAAAAAGCCGCCGATCAGGCGCTGGGTGACAAACGGGGCGCAATCGTGGTGCTGGAGCCGCATACCGGGGCAATACTGGCAATGGTCAGTAAGCCCGGTTTTGATCCTAATGACATCGACAGCCGCTGGGACCAGCTGTCCGGTTCGGCGGCAAGCCCATTGCTTAACCGGGCTACCGGCGGTTTATACCCGCCGGGGTCAATCATTAAACCACTGATTGCCGAGGCTGGCTTAACCGAGCATATTGTTGATTTACAGCAAAAGTTCAATTGTACAGGAGCGCTTGTCAGCGGCCCGGACTACCGTTTACCGGAAACCAATGCTAAGGCGCATGGTGAAATTAATTTAGCCCAGGCTTTGGCAGTTTCCTGTAATGTAACTTTTGGTAAAATCGCGATCGATTTAGGCAATACTAAAATTGCAAATGCTTTTGCCCGCTTTGGCTTCAATCAAAGCACCGGCCCGGATTTGCAGGAAACAGCCAGCCGGTTGCCGGAGTTTGGCCGGCTGGCCGACGGCGATTTAGCCCAAACCGGTATCGGGCAGGGCAGTCTACTGGTTACGCCGCTCAGGATGGCGCTTCTGGCCGCTACTTTTGCCAATCATGGTCTGACCATGCGACCTTATTTGATTGATAAAATTATGACAAGTGACGGTACTGTGATCAAGCATTATCCGCCTGAGGAATGGCTTAGACCAACTAATGCTCAAATCGCCCAGTCCGTTACCGCGATGATGGTCGGCGTTGTCGAGAACGGCACCGGCGCTGCGGCCCGGATCGCCGGTACGGCGGTAGCCGGTAAGACCGGAACGGCCGAAAACCCGCATGGCCGGGATCATGCCTGGTTCATCGGTTTTGCGCCTGCCGACAACCCCAGAGCCGCTATCGCGGTTATTGTGGAAAATGGCGGAGCAGGCGGCGCTGTCGCAGCACCGATAGCCCGTAAGGTGTTAATACAAGCATTACGCTGA